From Psychroflexus torquis ATCC 700755, the proteins below share one genomic window:
- a CDS encoding CFI-box-CTERM domain-containing protein, with protein sequence MKLSCLDWSKVTEIISDGISVNNIVTIQSCANQSKVSEYKNLVDFLFSKLGPLQINQIKYICYWKDVRASQAKSTAKKVGSTISSATDSGCYIATMAYGDYDHPQVKELRSFRDEFLSKSIIGRSFIKLYYKYSPSLVEKLKGRQNINLIIRKGLDQLIKAIKK encoded by the coding sequence ATGAAGTTAAGCTGTTTGGACTGGTCCAAGGTTACTGAGATTATCAGCGATGGAATCAGTGTAAATAATATTGTAACCATACAAAGTTGCGCAAATCAAAGTAAGGTTTCTGAATATAAAAATCTAGTAGACTTCTTGTTTAGCAAACTTGGACCACTTCAAATAAATCAGATAAAATACATATGCTACTGGAAAGACGTAAGAGCATCTCAAGCAAAATCTACAGCAAAGAAAGTTGGTTCAACTATCAGTAGCGCAACTGATAGCGGTTGCTACATCGCTACAATGGCATATGGCGATTACGACCATCCACAAGTTAAGGAACTAAGAAGTTTTAGAGATGAGTTTTTAAGTAAATCCATAATTGGAAGAAGTTTTATCAAGCTCTATTACAAGTATTCACCAAGTTTAGTTGAAAAGCTAAAAGGTAGACAAAATATCAACCTCATAATCCGAAAAGGATTAGACCAACTTATTAAAGCAATCAAAAAATAA
- a CDS encoding UvrD-helicase domain-containing protein: MGKTKAFTSRFIYSVVVLGINSSHILCVAFTNKGVKETRKRVKKLVEKN; the protein is encoded by the coding sequence TTGGGAAAAACAAAAGCTTTTACTTCAAGATTTATCTACAGTGTTGTAGTTTTAGGAATTAATTCTTCTCATATCCTTTGTGTAGCCTTTACCAATAAAGGTGTAAAAGAAACGCGAAAAAGAGTAAAAAAATTGGTTGAGAAAAATTAG
- the rmuC gene encoding DNA recombination protein RmuC encodes MIEILLITLIILAIVNIVIGLKKKVILDIKPQLKDVEESILKFDTTLERTEKSIKDEFQRNRSETNDFSKTNREELTKSLNLFGEQFSKNVKELNDLLNDKFAIQNKRQIEFNQQTVDSTKENRNELSKSLKSFEENFSENIKNLNDLLRQNFGDFNKQQIDLNGQATENIKNVEKTIEKNLKSIREDNTIQLNEMRKTVDEKLQTTLEKRLGESFKQVSDRLEQVHKGLGEMQNIAIGVGDLKKVLSNVKTRGVLGEYQLENILEQILTPDQYAKNVATKKGSQANVEFALKLPGKEEGKEVWMPIDSKFPIEDYDRLLDAFDKGEKEGIESAQKVLLKKIESFAKSISEKYIDPPHTTDFGIMFLPVESLYAEVLRHPGLFEILQRKYKITVTGPTTLSALLNSLQMGFRTLAVQKRSSEVWDILKAVKFEFKEFSGVLSKVHKQLNTASGTLETLRTTRTNVMERKLKDVETFTALESKEILELPDSIKVEESDDE; translated from the coding sequence ATGATTGAAATATTATTGATCACATTGATTATTCTTGCAATAGTAAATATTGTAATAGGATTAAAGAAAAAAGTTATTCTTGACATTAAACCCCAATTAAAAGATGTTGAAGAATCTATTTTAAAGTTTGATACAACTTTAGAGCGAACTGAAAAATCAATCAAAGATGAGTTTCAAAGAAATAGGTCAGAAACCAATGATTTTTCAAAAACAAACAGAGAAGAATTAACAAAATCACTTAATTTATTTGGAGAACAATTCTCTAAAAACGTTAAGGAATTAAATGACTTATTGAATGATAAATTTGCAATTCAGAATAAACGGCAAATTGAATTTAACCAACAAACAGTTGATAGTACAAAAGAAAATAGAAATGAATTATCAAAATCACTAAAATCTTTTGAAGAAAATTTCTCAGAAAATATTAAAAACCTAAATGACCTGCTAAGACAAAATTTCGGAGATTTTAACAAACAACAAATTGACTTAAATGGACAGGCTACAGAAAATATAAAAAATGTAGAAAAAACAATTGAAAAAAATCTTAAATCAATCAGGGAAGACAATACTATTCAGCTTAATGAAATGAGAAAAACAGTTGATGAAAAACTTCAAACTACTTTAGAAAAACGATTAGGGGAATCTTTCAAACAAGTAAGTGACAGGCTGGAACAAGTGCATAAAGGATTGGGTGAAATGCAAAATATTGCAATTGGAGTAGGTGATTTGAAGAAAGTCTTATCTAATGTTAAAACAAGAGGTGTACTTGGAGAATATCAACTTGAAAATATTTTAGAACAAATATTAACTCCTGACCAATATGCAAAAAATGTTGCAACTAAAAAAGGTAGCCAAGCCAATGTTGAGTTTGCATTAAAATTACCAGGAAAAGAAGAAGGAAAAGAAGTATGGATGCCAATCGATTCTAAATTTCCAATTGAGGATTACGATAGACTTCTTGACGCATTTGATAAAGGAGAGAAAGAAGGTATAGAATCTGCTCAAAAAGTTTTACTAAAAAAGATTGAAAGTTTTGCAAAAAGCATAAGTGAAAAATATATTGATCCACCTCACACAACTGATTTTGGTATAATGTTTTTACCAGTTGAAAGTTTATATGCAGAAGTTTTAAGGCATCCTGGATTATTTGAAATACTTCAAAGAAAGTATAAAATAACTGTTACTGGACCAACGACTTTATCTGCATTATTAAATAGTTTACAAATGGGATTTAGAACACTTGCTGTTCAAAAAAGAAGTAGTGAAGTTTGGGATATCCTAAAAGCAGTAAAGTTTGAATTTAAAGAGTTTTCAGGGGTTTTATCTAAAGTACACAAACAACTAAATACTGCTTCTGGCACACTTGAAACATTACGTACAACAAGAACGAATGTAATGGAAAGAAAGCTTAAAGATGTTGAAACCTTTACCGCATTAGAATCAAAAGAAATTTTAGAATTACCTGATAGTATTAAGGTTGAAGAGTCAGATGATGAATAA
- a CDS encoding AAA family ATPase: protein MPILNDIIDWVENRPEFWQVAIDRLIRNNQLSDADIVEIKEICKADFGLSDIQFDTIDFDELREFADRAINNEDIILSKISNVENISALSQTSVLEFAPGGLTLVYGDNGAGKSSYVSVLKHTCNTRGHKPTINGNLYDPTIFRNDKKAEIEYTIDGTSFKTVNFLNGEINDSTLKSVDVFDTFSANHYIEGEDEIAFIPQGLSIVEKFALYLKRIENEINAELSSPALAKFDYSFLEVVEGTTAKTFLENLNQYTTLDELRAESIWDSSKAYKVEELIKKIDKLKSTDPNKNLKDNIEKIKRFQILKNKLQVLENALSGQVLIDLKTILNYYVETSEALKKSSEEAFSELPIKGVGNNSWKVLWESARKFFNESTGNESFPETNDDSNCPLCLQDLGEEAKQRFTLFEEFIKNDIQRTYDEALEKYSLAIYNLNGLDFSVVEQEPTTSELNEITSDFIQKQKEYLDLLTKQRNYLVRLFNSRNLVETIESIDVENTPKTAIIDIVANLIEENKRLEIQSIEEDLKPLIAALNQLNGEKKIYDAKPKLGREIYRQKKIKLLNKCVSKCKTHSVTTLSNELTTKYITQSLKDSFRVELNKLGFKNIKIETETKGERGKQYHFLKLEEENATNIALKDVLSEGEHRCISLATFLSELSISENKSAAIFDDPVSSLDHKWRYKISKRIVEESKSRQVIVFTHDITFLLLIQEHSDELDSDLEITSLTRKKKETGIIAKNPPWDALSVGKRIGILKSAHQQLDKIERTETEEAYKERAKTLYGKLRETWERFIEEVFLNGAIQRFGRAIQTQRLSKVIDLTAADYSLVDSNMSKCSTYFTGHDTAGILIEEMPDSAEFLSDVKALEDYIKEIRDRRR, encoded by the coding sequence ATGCCAATACTAAACGACATAATTGATTGGGTAGAAAACAGGCCCGAATTTTGGCAGGTTGCAATTGATCGATTAATCAGGAATAATCAACTTTCGGATGCTGACATTGTGGAAATTAAAGAAATCTGCAAGGCTGACTTTGGATTGTCAGATATTCAATTTGATACAATAGATTTTGATGAATTAAGGGAGTTTGCCGATAGAGCTATTAACAATGAGGATATTATCCTATCAAAAATATCCAACGTTGAGAACATAAGTGCTCTTTCTCAAACGAGTGTATTAGAGTTTGCCCCAGGTGGTTTGACCTTAGTATATGGAGATAATGGAGCGGGAAAATCAAGTTATGTTAGCGTATTAAAACATACTTGCAATACGAGAGGTCATAAACCAACAATAAATGGAAATTTATATGACCCAACTATTTTTAGGAACGATAAAAAAGCAGAAATAGAATATACAATCGATGGAACGAGTTTTAAAACTGTCAATTTTTTAAATGGTGAAATAAATGACTCGACCCTCAAAAGTGTTGATGTTTTCGACACCTTTAGTGCAAATCACTATATAGAAGGAGAAGATGAAATTGCATTCATACCACAAGGTCTATCCATAGTTGAAAAATTTGCGCTCTACCTAAAAAGAATTGAAAATGAAATAAATGCAGAGTTATCAAGCCCAGCTTTGGCAAAGTTTGATTATTCTTTCTTAGAGGTAGTAGAAGGCACAACTGCTAAGACTTTTCTTGAAAATTTAAATCAATACACAACCCTCGATGAATTAAGAGCCGAATCAATTTGGGATTCAAGTAAAGCCTATAAAGTAGAAGAACTGATTAAAAAAATTGATAAGTTAAAATCAACTGACCCAAATAAAAATCTTAAAGACAATATTGAAAAAATAAAGAGGTTTCAAATTTTAAAAAACAAATTACAAGTTCTTGAAAACGCTTTATCAGGTCAGGTTTTAATTGATTTAAAGACAATTTTGAATTATTATGTCGAAACTAGTGAGGCTCTTAAGAAATCTTCGGAGGAAGCATTTTCTGAATTACCCATAAAAGGTGTAGGAAACAATTCTTGGAAGGTTCTTTGGGAAAGTGCTCGAAAATTCTTTAATGAAAGTACAGGAAACGAGAGTTTTCCCGAAACTAATGATGACAGCAATTGTCCTCTGTGCTTACAAGATTTAGGAGAAGAAGCAAAACAACGTTTCACCCTCTTTGAAGAATTTATAAAAAATGATATTCAAAGAACTTATGATGAGGCCTTAGAAAAGTATTCTTTAGCAATCTACAACCTTAATGGATTGGATTTTTCCGTTGTTGAGCAGGAGCCCACAACTAGTGAATTAAATGAGATAACAAGTGACTTCATTCAAAAGCAAAAGGAGTATCTAGATTTATTAACTAAACAAAGAAATTATCTAGTTCGTCTATTCAATTCAAGAAACCTTGTTGAAACAATTGAGTCTATTGACGTTGAGAACACACCTAAGACAGCTATAATCGATATTGTAGCTAATTTAATAGAGGAGAATAAAAGACTAGAAATCCAATCAATTGAAGAAGATTTAAAACCACTCATTGCAGCACTGAATCAACTAAACGGTGAGAAAAAGATTTATGATGCCAAACCGAAATTGGGTCGTGAAATATACAGACAGAAAAAAATAAAATTGCTTAATAAGTGCGTTAGCAAATGTAAAACTCATTCTGTTACGACTCTCAGCAATGAACTAACGACAAAGTATATTACTCAAAGTCTTAAAGATAGTTTCAGAGTTGAGTTAAACAAACTTGGTTTTAAGAATATCAAAATTGAGACAGAAACAAAAGGGGAAAGAGGAAAGCAGTATCACTTTTTAAAGCTAGAAGAAGAAAACGCAACAAATATTGCATTAAAGGACGTTTTAAGCGAAGGTGAACATAGATGCATTTCCTTAGCAACATTTCTTTCTGAATTATCAATATCTGAGAACAAAAGTGCTGCGATTTTTGATGACCCAGTTTCATCACTTGACCACAAGTGGAGATATAAAATATCTAAAAGAATAGTAGAGGAATCTAAGAGCAGACAGGTAATTGTTTTCACTCACGACATTACTTTTCTATTGTTAATTCAAGAGCATTCAGATGAGCTAGATTCTGATTTGGAAATTACAAGTCTGACAAGAAAGAAAAAAGAAACAGGGATTATTGCTAAAAATCCACCTTGGGACGCATTATCTGTAGGAAAGAGAATTGGTATTTTAAAAAGTGCACACCAACAACTTGATAAAATAGAAAGGACAGAAACAGAAGAGGCTTATAAGGAAAGAGCAAAAACTCTATATGGAAAGCTAAGGGAAACTTGGGAACGATTTATAGAAGAAGTTTTCTTGAACGGAGCAATTCAAAGATTTGGTAGAGCAATCCAAACACAAAGACTCTCAAAAGTAATTGATTTAACTGCTGCAGATTATAGTCTTGTGGATTCGAACATGAGCAAATGTTCAACATATTTCACGGGACATGATACAGCAGGAATTTTAATTGAGGAAATGCCTGATTCAGCGGAATTTCTTTCGGATGTAAAAGCATTAGAAGATTATATAAAAGAAATAAGAGATAGAAGAAGATAA